AATCCCGCCCCTCGAACGGCGTCTACATCCACGGCCAGCAAATCATCAGGGCGCGGGAACCGGCGGCCCGGAAACAGCGCGACAAACCGACGAAGGATACTTTCCGCCGCGTTGGCATGGAGCTGCTGGTAGGCCACCGCGCGGGCCAAGGCCTCAAAGGGCGACCGCCCGACGCGTGGCTTGATCTCACATGGACCGACGTCCCGGATGAGTTGCCCCATCACGGGATCGACCCGCGATAGATGCCGTGCGGCAGGGGACAGAGCCTTCATCCCTGTGGCAGGATCGCATCGGCTTCGATTTCGACCAGCATGTCGGGATCGATCAAGCGTTTCACCTCGACCATGGTGGTGGCAGGTCTGATCGACCCGAAGATCTCACCGTGCGCTCGTCCCACCTCTTGCCACTGGTCGATGTCGGCCATGAAGATCCGCGTCCGCACGACATCCGAGAGCGCGGCCCCGGCCTGCTGCAGCGCAGCCTCGATGGTCTTGAGCGTCTGGAGGGTCTGGGCATAGGGATCGCCCTTCCCCACCAATCCCGACGGTGTCATCGCCGTCGTCCCCGATACCTGCACATGCGCGCCCACTCGTACCGCCCGCGAATACCCGATCTTGCCTTCCCACGGCCCACCCGTCGACACATTCCGTC
This portion of the Nitrospiraceae bacterium genome encodes:
- a CDS encoding RidA family protein; the encoded protein is MSRRNVSTGGPWEGKIGYSRAVRVGAHVQVSGTTAMTPSGLVGKGDPYAQTLQTLKTIEAALQQAGAALSDVVRTRIFMADIDQWQEVGRAHGEIFGSIRPATTMVEVKRLIDPDMLVEIEADAILPQG